CGGTCGTTACTTTTACCGGCAGGGTTAGAAACAACAATAATGGTAATTCAGTGACGACCTTAACGCTAGAACATTACCCTGGTATGACAGAGAAATCACTCGCTAAAATTATTATACAAGCCAAAGAACGTTGGAATATTGGTCGGGTAAAAGTGATTCACCGTATTGGCGAGCTTAGTATAGGTGACCAGATTGTTTTTGTTGGTGTAACCAGTAAACATCGACAAGATGCCTTTGCAGCGAATGAGTTCATCATGGACTATTTGAAAGTTAAAGCTCCCTTTTGGAAAAAAGAACAAATTACCGATGACGGTCAAACCTCTGAAAATTGGTTAGATGCTAAAAACAGTGATAGCGACAAAGCAGATCTTTGGAGCTAACGTGCTACGTATACTGTTAGTCACGGTCTTGATTATGAGTTTACTGGATGTAAACAGTAGCCAAGCCTACCAAAGTAACGTCAACGACAGTACTAAGACTAAAACGAAGAGTGATAGCAATAACAAACCACTACGAATTGCTGTTGCCTCCAATTTCACACCGGTATTAAAAGTATTACTTGAAGACTTTACCAAACAAACTGGTATAAAAAGTCAGGTAATCAGTGGGGCTAGTGGTGCCATGTTTTTACAAATTAAATATGGCGCTCCTTTTGATATTTTTCTCAGTGCTGACAGTCGTCGGCCCAAAGAACTTGAGCAAGCGGGCTATGCACTAGCAGGTAGTAGGAAAACCTATGCTATCGGTCAGTTAGCATTATATTCGTCATCATTGAGTGCTAATGTAAACTCAATTGACCAAGTATCTCTTGAGCTGTTAGCTCTTGATCCCCTAAGGAAGCCACCTGCACGCTT
The DNA window shown above is from Colwellia psychrerythraea 34H and carries:
- the modA gene encoding molybdate ABC transporter substrate-binding protein, which produces MSLLDVNSSQAYQSNVNDSTKTKTKSDSNNKPLRIAVASNFTPVLKVLLEDFTKQTGIKSQVISGASGAMFLQIKYGAPFDIFLSADSRRPKELEQAGYALAGSRKTYAIGQLALYSSSLSANVNSIDQVSLELLALDPLRKPPARFAIANPDTAPYGKAAKEALTHMGLWQAYESRLVKGINIGQTFTQLRSKAVASGIVANSQLVLNNLSGIIIPSNYHQAIEQQLIIIRNSKQQAAAEKLSHFLLSSESQNRITSYGYAHTKQVNNTDIKLIELTAK
- the moaE gene encoding molybdopterin synthase catalytic subunit MoaE translates to MLKQEISIQTDDFSLADEVALLEKDNVTDGAVVTFTGRVRNNNNGNSVTTLTLEHYPGMTEKSLAKIIIQAKERWNIGRVKVIHRIGELSIGDQIVFVGVTSKHRQDAFAANEFIMDYLKVKAPFWKKEQITDDGQTSENWLDAKNSDSDKADLWS